GCGAAGATACGCGTTCTTGAATGATGCGCCGGCGCGTTGTTCCCGTGCCATGTCCGCCGCCAGATGACGGGCCACCCGGTTGAACCGCTCCGCGTAGGCGGACAGGGCGGCGTCCTGCGCCGACGTAAGGTTTTTGATGCGGGTGTACAGCGTGATCATGCGGGCTCCTGGCGCAGGCGGCCACCGCCTGCGCCGCGCGCTGTCTGGCCGACCGCCGGCCATGCAGGCGGGCGCAAAAGGAGGTGGGCACCGAAATCCTGTCCTGTGCCAGATCGTCCTGGAGTTCGGATTCATCCACCACCAACAGTTGGCCGCCACGCGCAGCCAGTGCCGCTTCCCCATATTCGGCGCCGCAACGCATGAGCCGGTCGCGGTGCTCCACGACAAGTTTCTCCACCGAGTTGTCGCCCAGCAGTCGCAACAGTGTCTTCCGGTGCCCGCTCATGCCGGAACCCACTTCGGTCACCGTCTCCGCCACGGAAAGGCCACGGCTGTTGGCGAAAGCGACGCACCGCGCCACCTGTCCGTCCCGGTTGGGTTTCTGGTCATGACGGGAGACCCGGGCGTAGACAACGGCTCGACCTGTGGGGACTTCCGGCACGTCCACGAGAATGGTGCCCGTAGACAACTGATGCGCAGGCACAGGCAGTGTTCCGTTTTTGAACCACTCCCAGGCGGTGCGATAGGTCACGCCTTGCGTTTTCGCCGCACGCGCTTAGTCTCATGCGGTATAGGGCAATATGAATCTCCGGAAAGTTCCGTGTTTATGGCAACAGTGGTCAACCCCAAGGCCCGAGATGGGATGCGTCACGCCCCAGCGGCCGGACGAACCCGATGGCCTCCACCCGCCGCCTTTCTCACGCCACGGCAGGCACCCCTGCAACCGACGGTCCCCGCACCCTGATCGCGCGATCAGGTGATACGCGGGCGCCACACGGCGCGCCATCCATCCGCCGAGCATGGCCGCCGACAGCGGTCGTATTCCGCGTCATTTTGCTCGCGACCATGAAATATCATGGGCTTTATCCCTTCGGCTCTTCCGCACAAAGTGTGGGTAGTCGGCGTGGCTAATCGAGGCTTTTGAGGAAGAGTTTTCGTCCGACCTTGACGCACCGTTTCACCTTGGCTTGTCCCTCGGGGGTCGGCATGAGGTGGCCGCACTGCCGGCAGCGATCGAGTTCCACGCGGTAGACATCGACACGGCGGCCGGCGAGTCGGCCCGTCAGATCGACCGGGTAGGTCGCGATCTGGCGTTTGAGCGAAGGGCTTGCACACCGCTCGCAGAGACGCGGGGCGGCGTGGGGATCGTGGCGCTTGAGCCGGGTGAACCAGTTCCGCATACTCCCAGTTTCTCAGAACGGGATGATCTATGCACCTCGCCTTGAAGACGCTCTTGAACCGTGTGGAACCGATGAAGGGCTTTGTCTATGAGTGGAGTCGTATTCGCCCGGCCAGCAAGGCCCGCGGAAGGGGCTTAGCGGCCATGCCGACCATCGAGATCGGCCTGCGCGCGCATGAAAGCCGGCAGGGCCACTGCTCGCAGTGCCAGCAGCCCGCACCGGGCTACGACACCCTTCCCGAGCGGCGCTTTCAGTTCGTGCCGCTGTGGGGCATGCCGACCTGGTTCCTGTACGCGCCCCGGCGGTTGGCGTGCGACGCATGCGGCATTCACGTCGAGTATCTGCCATGGGCCTTGGGTAAACGCCCGGTCACGCAAAGCTTCGCCTGGTTCCTCGCCAGCTGGGCCAAACTGCTGAGCTGGCAGGTGGTCTCCCGGCGCTTTCAGACCAGCTGGGAAAGCGTTTTCCGCTCGGTGGAGATGGCGGTGATCTGGGGCCGCGAGCGCCTGGATCTCACCGGCATCTCGGCCCTCGGCGTAGACGAGATCTACTGGAAGAAGGGCAAGTTCCTCACGCTCGTGTATCAGATCAACGAGGGCATGAAGCGGCTTTTATTTGTCGTCGAGGATCGCCAAGAGAAGAGCCTGCGTCAGTTCTTCGTCTGGTTTGGCAAGGAACGCAGCGCGCTTATAGAGTTCGTCTGCTCGGACATGTGGAAGCCCTATCTGAACGTCATCGCGCGGCATGCCCCCAATGCCCTGAACATCCTGGATCGCTACCACATCGCCGCCAAGATGAACAAGGCGATCGATGAGGTGCGCGCGCAAGAAACCCGCGCCCTGAAACGCCTCACCCCCGGGACGAAGGTGATCCTCACGCGCTCGCGCTGGTGCCTCTTAAAGCGCCCTGAGAATTTAACCGAGAACCAGGCGATCAAACTGAAGGATCTGCTCTCGTACAACCTGAAATCCATACGAGCTTATCTGCTCAAGGAGGAGTTCCAGATGTTTTGGGAGTACGTCTCGCCGGCATGGGCCGAAAAATTCATGGACCAATGGTGCAAGAAGGTGATGCGCTCACGCCTGGAACCGATGAAGAAGATTGCGCGCATGATCCGTGTACACAAGCCGCTCATCTTGAACTGGTTCGCGGCCCGCGATGAGGTCTCTCTTGGTGCCGTCGAAGGCCTAAACAACAAACTCAAAGCGAGTATCAGGACATCCTATGGATTTCGCACCCCAAAAGCTATAAAGATCATGCTTTATCATAAGCTTGGCGCACTACCAGAGCCGGAGCTCACCCACAGATTCTGCTGAGGAACCATCCCTTCAAAGCCCCGACAAGCCCCGTCACCCAGAGAACGCAGCCTCTTTTCCGGGCCATCCGTTACCCTTACGCCATTTAGCCATTACAGACGGGGTATATTGCTTAGGAGCAACATGCCTCGGGCTTTGTACACACCGCTACCACACATCGGTCTGCGTCGGATCGCCCTAAAAGCTGAAATCCGCTGATACGTAATAGGTGCGTGGGGCCCCTGGGTAGCCAAGGGTCGCCCCAGCACTGTTGCCCCCGAGATAGCCGCCCGATGTCACGTAGGCGTATTCATTGAAGCGCTTGTTCAGGAGATTCAGAACCGACAACACGATCTTCATCTTGTCCGCACGCCCGTCAGTGTTCCCCACGGGCACAGTAAGGCCGAGCGAGGCACTCCAGATATTGTAGGCGGGAAGCGTCTGCGAGGATGGCGCGCCGGTGTCGTTGTTGAAGATATTCTGGCTCCCGGTAAAGGTCGTCCAAAGCCTTGGGTCATAAACGATTCCACCACCGAAATACCGATAGGACGCCCCGGCCGTGAGCGTCTCGGTCGGCACATAGGGCACCGCAAGGCCCGCAAACGCCACACCACCCGTCGTGTAGCTCACATAATGCGCCCGCTCATAGCCGACATTGCCGAACACATGGAGACCCCCCACCGGATTGTCTGCCGAAGAGAGATTCACTCCTTGATAGAGGCTGTCGCCAGTAGCCTCGATGGTACTGCCGTTGCTGGTCGTCACATTGATGAACTGGTTCGTAACGGACAGGCGGTAATAATCGAGGTTCAGCCGGAAACGGCGCGCTATCCCCGAACGCCTCACGAGCACATGCACGCCCGCGGTATCGTACCGGCCCTCGGTTGGGACCAGCACCGACGATGGCAGCGCCTGGTAGGGGCCCCCGCCTCCGCCAACCTCGGGATTTTGATAGGCCGTGGAGGTCTGGGCATAAAACGCAAGGTTTCGCGTCCACTGATAACGAATGTCGAGCGACGGCTCGACCTTCGTGAAGGTCGTCGAGCTGTTGGGTTGCGTCTCGGGATCATAAGCGAGATTGGCCTGTGGGAAGTCCGTGGTCGCGTGATTGGCGTAGGTCGTACCGAAATAGGCGATCCGCACCCCCGGCGTTACGCTGAGGCCATGCGCGATCGCGATCCGGTCCTGCACGAAGGCGGCGGCGAAATTCTGGTAAAAATACCCGCTTCGGTACTTGGACGGATAGGAATACGTAAACGGAATGCCCGACGGACTCGTGACCTCAGGACTGTAAAAGGCATTGCGCGTGTCGTAGACGCTATAGAGATAGTAACCACCGGCCGCGACCGCGTTGCGTGGCAGGGCGAAATCGAAAACAAACTTGTCCCCGAACGTCGCGGTATGGGGGTTATTGTATTCAAAAAGGTTGTTGGCACCCTGGTTGAAGTCGTTGTAGTGATTGTGCAGGCGGTTTCCATGACGATACCAAAGCGTGTCATGCAGCGCGGTCACCGGGGAAAAGCGCAGGGTCACGGGCATATAGACGAGATAGGTGGCGTTCTCGGCTTGCTTGTGCCATACGCCAAACGGTGTGCCACCGTAATATCCCGAAGTGGTTTCGCTGTAGAGTGGCCCCGGGATCGTGGCACCGGTGCTCGTAAAGCCGTTTACCGTGAGCCCCGCTATGGGCGTGATCGGAATGAACGCCGGACGATAGGAATGGGAATCGGCAACATAGGCGCCCAGCCCCACGCTTCCATTTGCCAGAAGCTTCACCACCTTGCCATAAATGGCCTGATCATGGCTGGGGTTTGCGAAACCATCCTCCTGCGATTGGATATAATCGTTGGACTGCGTGGCGCCCGCCGCCAATACCGCCGAATAGCCGTTATGAAGCCCGGTACGGACCGCGAAATGGAAGCCTTGCGTGCCATAGCTGCCGAGCGTTATGCCGACGTTGGCACCCGCGTTCTTGGTGGGTTGCACGGGTACGAACCCGATAGTGCCCCCAAGACTGTCATACCAGCGGCTGTCGGGATTTCCCGGACCGTAAATGACATTAATGCCCGATATAAGCGACAGTTCGGGGATTTGGGGCGTGGCCCACAGCCCCGATCCGGGGTTGTTCATCGGGACGCCGTCGAACGTCACCGCCAAAAGACCATTGGAAGTCAATCCCTGCAGGCCGCCCCAGCCCTGCTCTATGCCGTTTATGCTGATCGCCGCCCGTTGCGCACCCACCGCCCCGGGGCTCACTACCCGCACACCCGGTGATTGCGCGAGCGCCTGCGCCGCCCCGCCGATCGGACCCGCAGCCTGCAACTGATGATGGCCTATCAAGAGCTCGGATTGTGCGCTGTGAAAGATCTGCTTGGCAGTGAGCTTCTTGTCGGTTTTCTTGAGCGCCTTGGCGTCTGCCGACCGGTGGGTCTCGGCGTGCACGGCCCCGATATTGATACCCCCTGTAGGGGTTACAGGAGTGGGCGGCGTGGTGGTGGCTGCGCGCGCCACACCCCATCCCAGGGTCATAGCCGCCAGGATAGCGCCGGGCAGGCGCCCATAAGCGCCTGGTCCCCGTCCGAGCCCCGCCTTCGCCCGCCCCGTCACGCCGGCACCGATCACCATAAATATCCTCCCTTGGATATTTGTTTGTTTGTTGGATGGCATTCTTAGTGCCTATCGTGACCGAACGATGACATTCCCAACACGGGTGGTGCACAATGGGTGGCAAAGAAGCGCCCGTGTGTTGAAACCATGCCGAGCCAGGACCGCGGCCCTGATGGATGTCATAATCGGCGCCTGGCATGAGCGCCACGCGATGGATACCGCACATGGTGCGGCCGGTCGACCCGCCAGCATCATTGGGGCCAACTCGCTGCCATTGGACGAGGATTACGCACGGAACCGCCTGACGCGTGACCGACGGTCATGGAGGCCGCGGCCACGTCCAGCGACGCGCAACACCGCACTAACCGGTCAAACAGGATAAATCTTTATGAGTCATTGGTTTCTCGCGACCCTCGCGCACCTCATCCACATTGCCACGCCGGTCATGCATCGCTATGGACTTTGGGGCCTGGTGGCAATCCTGTTCATCGAAAACATGGGGGTCGTGTTTGCACCGGGCGAAGCCGTCGTGGTCACCGCCGGCTTTCTCGCCGCCAAGGGCGCCTTCGGCATCGCCGAGGTGCTCCCGCTCGCACTGCTCGCCTCGGTGCTCGGCGCCTATGTCGCCTACGGGTTGGGGGCCCGTTATGGACACGCCGGCCTCTTGCGCTATGGGAAATATATCGGGGTGAAGCCCGTCATGATCGATCGCGTCCATGAGCTGTTCCGCCGCTATGGCGCGGTGATCGTCGTTGTCGGGCGCTATATCGTGCCCTTGCGTCAACTGCAGGGCTATATCGCCGGCAGCGCGGAGATGGGCTTTCGCCCGTTCGCGCTATGGAGCGCGATAGGTGCGGCCCTGTGGGTGGGGACCTGGGGCGGTGGCGCCTGGTGGCTCGCGCAATCGATTCCGGGCTGAAATCCCACGGTCCCGGCAGGGACCGGGCCAAGATCGGCGGCCTTCGAAGCCCGCGTTACCGGGACAATGGACGCCGGGCAAGCCAGCCGTAACGAGCCCCGCCGCGCGGTCTTGGCGCGAAACTAGGAGTGGGCGCCGTGAGAAAAGGCCCAGATCACGACCATCAGCATGACCACGATATAAAACCGCAGGCCCCAGAACACCCACTGCTGCCAGGCCTTCAGGGGGCGCGGACCGACCTCGGGTAGCGGCCTATCCCAGCCCTCCTCGCGCAATAGGCGCGCGAGTTCGGCATGATCAACTTGTTCGACACGTTTCACGTCGCACCCCCGAACACATGCGGGAACACCGTGGTGATCCCATAAAGGGCGTTACAGACGATCAGTAACACCATGATCACGACCGCACCGATATTGCGATTGCGGCTATTGATGAACGGCCCCATGAGCTCCGCGTCGTTTACAAGCATGAGAAGAAACAACATCGCCGCCGGCATAAAGATCGTGGCGATCACCTGGACTGTGATGTTCAAAAAGCCGAGCGGCACATGAGGCAACATGACAACCCCCGCGGAGACTGCGGAGCCCACGACCGCAGGCGCATAGAAGGCCCAGGCCTTGCGCGGGGCATCGTTCAAGGATCGCGGGAGATTCAGCGCCTCCCCCATCGCCCACGCAGTGCTGGCGGTGATCACGATCGATGAGATGAGGCCGGCCTCTATCAGGCCAAGCGCGAAAAGATCCGTCGCCCAACCGCCGACATGATCCTTGAGGGCCGCGAGAACGCCCTCCACGTTCAGATCCTTGGCGTTGGGAAGCACATGGAGATGCTGCCCGGTCAGTATGATGATAGCCATGGCCACGATCACCATCCCAGTGACCCCCAGCATCAGATCGCGCCGACTGGCGTCGATGTCGTGAGGCAGCAGGCCCTTGTCGACGATGCACGACTGCTGGAAGAAGAGCTGCCACGGGGCGATCGTCGTCCCGATATTGGCCGACAGCAGCACGAGGAACCCGGACGACAGCAATCCCCCGGGCACCAGCCAGTTGCCGCCCACGAAAGCCCGCCCCACCGCCGACCAATCGGGATGCGACAACAATGCCAAAGGGACGAAGATGAGATTCAAGACCGCGATGAAAAGCGCAATCCGCTCCCAGGTCCAGTAGCGCAGAAACACGAGCACGAAGGCCACGAAAATGAGTGTGGCGGGCACCGTGAGCCAATGTGACAGACCGAAAACATCGCCCCCCACGCGCACCCCGATGAACTCGGTCATGAGCGTCAGGATGTTGGCAATCACAAGGTCGGCGATCGAGAATATCCCCCAGAAGGCACCGTAGCGCTTCCAGATCAGCTCCGCATGGCCGCGGCGCGTGACCGCCCCTAGGCGTATGGTCATCTCCTGAACGAAATAGGCCATGATGCCCAGCGGGATCATGATCGGCAAAAACACCCCGAGACCGTAGACCGCACCGGTCTGCGAGTAGGTGATAACACCGCCCGCGTCATTGTCCCCAAGCATGACAAGAAGACCGGGGCCGATGAGCGCAAGCCACAATGCGATCCGGTTGCCGAGGGTCTTGGGGCCGTTACGCAATCGCGCGATCCGCAGGCGATCCTGCACGCGTATCAGCAGCGCCTCCGGCACCACCACCTCATCGGTCTCCCCACCCGGCGGCCTGACCCTGGCACGCCGCTCGATTTGCCGCGCCTGCGCCGCCTTGGCCCGCAAAAGCGCCGCCCGTAACGCCTGAAGAACATGCACTTGCATGAGCGATCCCTGGTATGTCCGTGAAACCGGGCCACGCGCGCGCCACGGCGAGCGGACCCTCGTCTCTCTATGATGCGATTTTGGGTGGGACGGGACTGTGATGGGGCCCGGACCCACGGTCTGCCCAAAGGCGACCGCGATCCGGCGTCATGCGAAGCGGGGTCTACCTTCAGGCCTTGGCTGTATGGCTACTACTACCCATTGGGTAGCGGGCCCTCCAAATAAGCGGTCGTGCCGCGATGGCGGCTTTGTAGCAGCCCATTCCAGGGCTGTCAACGCCTATGTTGTACTCTTTACAAAACCCCCCATAATCGGGCTCATCCCTGCGCCATACCTTCCCGGGCCAAGCGCGGTTCCATCCGCCCCGGCCGCTCGCCATCGTGGTCCGGGCATCGGCATCACCCCATAACACCCGGTTCCATTCCCGCCGCCCCACCCCCTGGTGCGTCCGTCTGCGTCCCCGACCCATATCGCCCGACCCCCGCTTTCGTGATCCACTCCTCGCCCGGTGCCCCATCACCCCTGCCGCCCACCGGGAGCCCGCCCCCGCAGGCCCAGAGGACGACGACGCCACCCTCGACCCCGCTGCGTGCCCACGGCGTCTATTGCGCGCCCCAGTGCTTTGTGGCAATAGCCTCACCGAGGTCCAGATCCACCAGGCGCCGGCGTACCTCGAACAACTTTTCAAGCAATGCGGGTTCGGTACGCGCATAACCCTCGGCATCCGGCACGCGCTTGACCACGACACCCAGGAGCTCGGTGATGGCATTACCGATCGAGTTCTGGCTGATGGTGACGATGAGCTTACCCGTGTCATTGCGGTAAATGAGCTGCTTGAATGCCGGCTGCCAGCGGATCGCGTTGGCGTAGCGGGCGTCCCGTATGCAGTGGTCACGCACCATCTTCGCGGTCTTCAGGAAGTTGCTGTTAAAAAGCAGCTTCTCCTCGACCAGATCCGGGAAATATATGTCACGCGGCATGGGGGCGTTGCGTGTCGATACCTGCCCGAAGAAGGTCCTATAGAAGTCTATGAACCCCTTCAGGATCGTGTCGTACTCCTTCCAGAACCGTACCTTCTTCAGGGATTCGGCGCCCCCCTGAACCTCCCAGCTGGGCAGACCCTGCGGATAGCCCGTCAACGCAATCTTGCAGGAACCGTGCTCGCAGGTCTTCAGTATTTCGAGATCGAGGCCCGCGAAGAAATCGAGATAAACATCGCGCATGTAGGCCTGAAAAAGCGAGTTCTGACCGCCATCCGTGAGATTCGGATTCTCCGGGTCGGCCATCTTGGCCTCCCGCAGTTGCATCTTGTCGAACACGATGAAGTGATTGTGCAACATGCGAATACTCGGCACGCCCGGAGATGTAAGCGGCCAGGTGGCATCCAGGCTCGCCTCGCCCGACAACACGAGCGCCTGTTCGGGGTCCGGGTAGCACTCGAGCATGTAGGCGATTATGACTTCGTTCATGCGATTCCAGACATTCTTGACGTTGTCCGGAACCTGAGTGCGTCGCGCCGGCCGCCCAAGCGGGTCTAGGATGCTGCGTGCGGTATTGTAGATGATGGAAGTGTCGAACTCGTTGCTGTGCGCAATGGCCTTTCTATACAGCAGCAATCCTTCGGGGTTTTTGAGGAGACCATTGTTATCGGTAAGATCGTTGAGATTTTCCGTGCTGTTGAAAAATTCGTTGGGCTTCATACCCTCCGGTACTTCGAGGGGAATGGGGCGGAAAGGATTTGTGATTTCTCGAGGACCAACCTGCATCGTTCACCACCTTTATCTATGGAAGGATTTCATGCGGGCAACCGGCGCCCGCGCGGTCCCACCACGAATGGCGCACCTCCTGCACGGGACCGGTTGTAAGTATAAGACCCGGCCGGGCCTCAATGACACTCTTATCGCGCCCGAATGGGCTTTTGCAGGCGGTGATGGCGCGCGATGCCAGGGTGTCATTCGCGCCATTTATCCCCCCATGCACGGCATCGCGGGTAGCGCGCCGCGATGCGGTATCCAGCGGCGGCCGGTGGTCCTGAGGAAGCACGCATCCTGCACGCGGCATGCGACCATCGTTTTGCGGCGACACGCGGGCACCGGGGCATTACCGACAGACACCCTATCGCCCCTCGACCCCCTCGTGTAGCATAGACACATGATCGTTATCGCCCATCACCGACCTTTTCCACCCTCGCTGCCCATGATGCGGTAATACGTCTTTGCGCACCCCCAAGACCTTGGCGCCCTTGCTGGAAGACGGGCTCATCGACCATGTGATCCAGCCCTTGCGCAGCGGCAAGGAGGCGGACCTGTTCGTCGTCGCCACCACCCACGGCGTGCGCTGCGCCAAGGTTTACAAGGAAGCCCGCCAACGCGGCTTTCGCCAGGCCGGGCTCTACCAGGAGGGGCGAACCGTCCGCGACAGTCGGCGCGGACGGGCGATGGCCAAAAAATCGCGCTTCGGGCGCCACGAACGGGAGGAGGTCTGGCAGAACGCCGAGGTGGATGCGCTTTTTCGGCTCGCCGATGCCGGGGTGCGCGTACCCACGCCCTATCTCTGCATCGACGGCGTGCTGCTCATGGAACTTATCGTGGACGCGGCCGGAGAGCCCGCGCCACGCCTTTCCGACCTGATCCTGACGGCCGCCCAGGCGACCGCCATCCATGCAACCCTCATGCGCGACGTGGCACGCATGCTGTGCGCGGGCATCGTTCATGGCGACCTCAGTGAATACAATGTCCTTTTGGATGACACAGGCCCGGTCATCATCGACCTGCCTCAGCATCTGAATGCGGTCGCCAACAACAATGCCGCGGCCTTCTTCGTGCGCGACATCGATCATCTCACGGCGTTCTTCGGACGCTTTGCCCCACCGCTTGCCACGACCGACTATGGACGCGAGATGTGGGCGCTCTATCAAACCCGCGCCCTGCAACCGGACACACCCTTGACCGGGATCTACCATCCGGAATCGACCCCTCCCGATATCGCCCAAGTCCTGCGCGAAATCGACGCCGCACGCCGCGAGGAAGAGCATCGCCAAGCACGCCTGGCCGCGCACGCCGGCGCAGGCCACGCCGATTGAGTACCGGGAGGCCGAGGGGCGACTGGCCTCGAAACACACGCCGGGTGATAGGGTCGATGGCATCGAAAGAACTTGCACCCGGATATGCCAAGACCCGGTCATCACCCTCCTGGCGATGCGGGCGACAACCGGCCCCAGCCACCATCCCCGGCCCTGGTTCACGCTGCCGCCCGCAGGCGTAGCGCGACCTGGGATGTAGGACCGGCAACGGACCCCTGGCACCGCCCCAAGAACCGCCGTCACACCCCCCTTCATCGAGCGAACGCGAGCGGGCCTCAGGCGAGCGGAGAATCTGACCACAGCCGCCTATTACCCCAAAAACGGCAGTTGACCGCTCACGCCCCTCTCTATCCGGGTGCCCGTAAGGCGGTCGGATAGGTCCGTCCTCGAAGGAATTTCGCAAAGGCGCGTCGAAAGATGCGCGTGAGGCGCTCGAGGTCTGTCAACTGCGGCGGACTTGAGGGGCTTAGGAAGACCGCGAAACGGGTCCGCACGGCTTGAATCGTGGCCTGCTTCGCGTGTTGACAGGTGATGGTAAGCGTGGTCTGGCCGCCGCGTGGGGTTTTCGCGGCCACCCCATGGGGTAAGAGCGGGGGGGGTCGATCGGTAATCCCAAAAACCGCGGTCGACTTCATCCCTGAACGAGACAAAGCCAAGCCCGACCCCGGTTTGGGGCGATTATGACGACCCCGGAGGACTCCCCCGCAGGTGAAGCGAAACGGATTCGGGAGCCCGTGACGGCATCCGGACCGTGGGCGGTACACTACTGTCCGTATCAAGCCCTACATCGCCCAGCAAACACAAAGGCCGGAATGATCGCCCCCTGGGCGACAGCGCCGCTCATTGCCACCCGAATGGCCTCACCACCCCCTGAAACGCTACGCGCTTACAGGCGGAGCCCTGCGGCGCGTTTTGATAGAAAGCTTTAGGGATCATGCGCGCCCCGCGCGGCGTCCTGTGCCTCGGCGCGCTGTCGCAGGGCTTCGTTC
The DNA window shown above is from Acidiferrobacter sp. SPIII_3 and carries:
- a CDS encoding ISL3 family transposase; protein product: MHLALKTLLNRVEPMKGFVYEWSRIRPASKARGRGLAAMPTIEIGLRAHESRQGHCSQCQQPAPGYDTLPERRFQFVPLWGMPTWFLYAPRRLACDACGIHVEYLPWALGKRPVTQSFAWFLASWAKLLSWQVVSRRFQTSWESVFRSVEMAVIWGRERLDLTGISALGVDEIYWKKGKFLTLVYQINEGMKRLLFVVEDRQEKSLRQFFVWFGKERSALIEFVCSDMWKPYLNVIARHAPNALNILDRYHIAAKMNKAIDEVRAQETRALKRLTPGTKVILTRSRWCLLKRPENLTENQAIKLKDLLSYNLKSIRAYLLKEEFQMFWEYVSPAWAEKFMDQWCKKVMRSRLEPMKKIARMIRVHKPLILNWFAARDEVSLGAVEGLNNKLKASIRTSYGFRTPKAIKIMLYHKLGALPEPELTHRFC
- a CDS encoding TonB-dependent receptor, translated to MVIGAGVTGRAKAGLGRGPGAYGRLPGAILAAMTLGWGVARAATTTPPTPVTPTGGINIGAVHAETHRSADAKALKKTDKKLTAKQIFHSAQSELLIGHHQLQAAGPIGGAAQALAQSPGVRVVSPGAVGAQRAAISINGIEQGWGGLQGLTSNGLLAVTFDGVPMNNPGSGLWATPQIPELSLISGINVIYGPGNPDSRWYDSLGGTIGFVPVQPTKNAGANVGITLGSYGTQGFHFAVRTGLHNGYSAVLAAGATQSNDYIQSQEDGFANPSHDQAIYGKVVKLLANGSVGLGAYVADSHSYRPAFIPITPIAGLTVNGFTSTGATIPGPLYSETTSGYYGGTPFGVWHKQAENATYLVYMPVTLRFSPVTALHDTLWYRHGNRLHNHYNDFNQGANNLFEYNNPHTATFGDKFVFDFALPRNAVAAGGYYLYSVYDTRNAFYSPEVTSPSGIPFTYSYPSKYRSGYFYQNFAAAFVQDRIAIAHGLSVTPGVRIAYFGTTYANHATTDFPQANLAYDPETQPNSSTTFTKVEPSLDIRYQWTRNLAFYAQTSTAYQNPEVGGGGGPYQALPSSVLVPTEGRYDTAGVHVLVRRSGIARRFRLNLDYYRLSVTNQFINVTTSNGSTIEATGDSLYQGVNLSSADNPVGGLHVFGNVGYERAHYVSYTTGGVAFAGLAVPYVPTETLTAGASYRYFGGGIVYDPRLWTTFTGSQNIFNNDTGAPSSQTLPAYNIWSASLGLTVPVGNTDGRADKMKIVLSVLNLLNKRFNEYAYVTSGGYLGGNSAGATLGYPGAPRTYYVSADFSF
- a CDS encoding DedA family protein, with translation MSHWFLATLAHLIHIATPVMHRYGLWGLVAILFIENMGVVFAPGEAVVVTAGFLAAKGAFGIAEVLPLALLASVLGAYVAYGLGARYGHAGLLRYGKYIGVKPVMIDRVHELFRRYGAVIVVVGRYIVPLRQLQGYIAGSAEMGFRPFALWSAIGAALWVGTWGGGAWWLAQSIPG
- a CDS encoding NRAMP family divalent metal transporter, encoding MQVHVLQALRAALLRAKAAQARQIERRARVRPPGGETDEVVVPEALLIRVQDRLRIARLRNGPKTLGNRIALWLALIGPGLLVMLGDNDAGGVITYSQTGAVYGLGVFLPIMIPLGIMAYFVQEMTIRLGAVTRRGHAELIWKRYGAFWGIFSIADLVIANILTLMTEFIGVRVGGDVFGLSHWLTVPATLIFVAFVLVFLRYWTWERIALFIAVLNLIFVPLALLSHPDWSAVGRAFVGGNWLVPGGLLSSGFLVLLSANIGTTIAPWQLFFQQSCIVDKGLLPHDIDASRRDLMLGVTGMVIVAMAIIILTGQHLHVLPNAKDLNVEGVLAALKDHVGGWATDLFALGLIEAGLISSIVITASTAWAMGEALNLPRSLNDAPRKAWAFYAPAVVGSAVSAGVVMLPHVPLGFLNITVQVIATIFMPAAMLFLLMLVNDAELMGPFINSRNRNIGAVVIMVLLIVCNALYGITTVFPHVFGGAT
- a CDS encoding PA4780 family RIO1-like protein kinase, encoding MRTPKTLAPLLEDGLIDHVIQPLRSGKEADLFVVATTHGVRCAKVYKEARQRGFRQAGLYQEGRTVRDSRRGRAMAKKSRFGRHEREEVWQNAEVDALFRLADAGVRVPTPYLCIDGVLLMELIVDAAGEPAPRLSDLILTAAQATAIHATLMRDVARMLCAGIVHGDLSEYNVLLDDTGPVIIDLPQHLNAVANNNAAAFFVRDIDHLTAFFGRFAPPLATTDYGREMWALYQTRALQPDTPLTGIYHPESTPPDIAQVLREIDAARREEEHRQARLAAHAGAGHAD